A DNA window from Rhizobium jaguaris contains the following coding sequences:
- a CDS encoding multidrug effflux MFS transporter, with translation MTGDTPIQTSSAQMSEKAAAAPTSAPPRLTTLILLSALSVLPVNMIVPSLPKIAAAFHADYALVNLSVAGYTIVTALIEIVAGTISDRYGRRPVALMAVSIFIVASVGCALATNIGIFLLFRAMQASIGACFSVALVVVKETSGERGAASRIGYVSMGWAIAPMVGPMFGGLLDELFGWRAMFVVLAILGVAVLALSMRELRETSARASRSNANYLASYAQLLRSARFWAYTLCMACSMGTLYIFLGGAPLVFGQSLGGSSATLGFYMGMVPAGFILGSYLAGRYASRHALSTTLIVARLFTCAGLLAGLALSMLGTAHVLAFFGPCMFIGIGNGLTMPAANTGVLSVRPDLAGTAAGLSAAMRLAGGALIGAIAGLFLAQSGTAYALFGMMLVSASLALFAAFYAAFLDWRASKPVF, from the coding sequence ATGACGGGCGATACTCCCATTCAAACTTCCAGTGCGCAAATGAGCGAAAAAGCGGCCGCAGCTCCGACGAGTGCTCCGCCTCGATTAACAACCCTCATTTTATTGTCGGCGCTGTCCGTGCTGCCGGTGAACATGATCGTACCATCGCTGCCGAAGATCGCCGCTGCGTTCCATGCTGATTACGCTCTCGTCAACCTTTCAGTCGCCGGCTATACGATCGTTACAGCTCTGATAGAAATCGTCGCTGGTACAATATCGGATCGGTATGGGCGCCGGCCGGTCGCATTGATGGCTGTCTCCATTTTCATCGTCGCGTCGGTTGGCTGCGCCCTCGCGACCAATATTGGCATCTTCCTTCTGTTTCGAGCGATGCAGGCATCGATCGGCGCCTGCTTTTCTGTGGCGCTCGTCGTTGTCAAGGAAACATCGGGTGAGCGCGGAGCGGCAAGCAGAATTGGCTACGTCTCCATGGGATGGGCGATTGCACCCATGGTCGGCCCCATGTTTGGCGGGCTGTTGGACGAGCTGTTCGGATGGCGGGCGATGTTCGTTGTCTTGGCGATCCTTGGTGTGGCTGTCCTCGCTTTGTCCATGCGGGAGCTAAGGGAAACCTCCGCGCGCGCGTCGAGATCCAATGCAAACTACCTCGCCTCATACGCGCAGCTGCTGCGCTCGGCACGGTTCTGGGCCTACACACTGTGCATGGCCTGCTCCATGGGGACTCTCTATATCTTCCTGGGAGGCGCACCGTTGGTATTTGGCCAATCGCTCGGCGGATCAAGTGCGACACTGGGCTTCTACATGGGAATGGTTCCCGCCGGCTTCATTCTGGGTAGCTATCTGGCTGGTCGCTATGCCTCGCGACATGCCCTGAGCACCACCCTCATCGTCGCACGCCTTTTCACGTGCGCGGGTCTGTTGGCTGGCCTGGCCCTCTCAATGTTGGGCACCGCTCACGTTCTCGCATTCTTTGGACCCTGCATGTTCATCGGTATAGGCAATGGCTTGACGATGCCCGCCGCCAATACCGGCGTGCTGTCCGTGCGTCCTGATCTCGCTGGTACCGCTGCGGGGTTGTCTGCTGCAATGAGACTTGCAGGAGGAGCGCTCATAGGCGCTATCGCCGGCCTGTTTCTTGCTCAGTCGGGTACAGCTTATGCGCTATTCGGTATGATGCTCGTATCGGCTTCGCTCGCATTGTTTGCGGCATTTTACGCGGCTTTTCTCGATTGGCGTGCTTCCAAGCCGGTTTTCTAA
- a CDS encoding DUF1254 domain-containing protein gives MRTTVFGLVSSLLFSVACLAPPALAAESVSSEEAHAIAVDAYIYLYPLVTMDITRKQATNVEAGKVFGRGPANEFTNVPEFPPANFRDVVRPNFDTLYSIAWLDMTKEPMVVSAPDTDGRYYLLPMLDMWTDVFASPGWRTTGTAKADFVVVPPGWQGKELPAGTQRVDAPTPFVWIVGRTKTDGPDDYAAVHKIQAGYKVTPLSQWGKETDPVKVAIDPTIDMKTPPKTTVDAMSADAFFVYAADLLKVNPPHSTDQPIIARMKRIGIEPGKSFDIGKVDPVVAKALEGAPADAQKLMEWKTPTLARVANGWSMNTDTMGVYGNYYLKRAIVAQLGLGANLPEDAVYPLNLGDEKGNPLTGANHYTIHFDKQTLPPVNAFWSVTLYDSEGFQVGNDLNRFAVSSWMPFQYNPDGSLDLYLQNANPGKQREANWLPAPTGPFNLTMRLYGPKAEALTGKWNPPPVTIVPALQHVTAQ, from the coding sequence ATGAGAACAACAGTTTTCGGGCTCGTCAGCAGCCTGCTTTTTTCCGTCGCGTGTCTTGCCCCACCCGCGCTTGCCGCGGAATCGGTCAGTTCGGAGGAGGCGCATGCTATCGCGGTCGACGCCTATATTTACCTCTATCCCTTGGTGACTATGGACATTACCCGCAAGCAGGCGACAAATGTCGAAGCCGGCAAGGTTTTCGGCAGGGGGCCGGCCAATGAATTTACCAATGTACCGGAGTTTCCGCCGGCCAATTTCCGGGATGTCGTGCGCCCCAACTTCGATACGCTCTACTCCATCGCCTGGCTCGACATGACCAAGGAACCGATGGTTGTCTCCGCGCCGGACACGGACGGCCGCTATTATCTTTTGCCGATGCTGGACATGTGGACGGACGTATTCGCGTCCCCCGGATGGCGGACCACGGGAACCGCCAAGGCTGACTTCGTCGTCGTGCCTCCGGGATGGCAGGGTAAGGAATTGCCGGCCGGAACGCAGCGCGTCGATGCGCCGACGCCTTTCGTCTGGATCGTAGGACGCACTAAAACCGATGGTCCTGACGACTACGCCGCGGTCCATAAAATTCAGGCGGGCTACAAGGTAACGCCGCTCTCTCAGTGGGGTAAGGAAACGGATCCCGTGAAAGTGGCGATCGATCCGACGATCGACATGAAGACACCCCCGAAAACGACAGTGGACGCGATGAGCGCGGATGCCTTCTTTGTCTACGCGGCCGACCTCCTGAAGGTCAATCCTCCCCACAGCACCGATCAACCGATCATAGCCCGAATGAAGCGGATCGGAATCGAACCGGGCAAGAGCTTCGACATCGGCAAGGTCGATCCGGTTGTCGCCAAGGCCCTTGAAGGCGCGCCGGCAGACGCACAGAAACTTATGGAATGGAAGACGCCGACATTGGCGCGGGTTGCCAACGGTTGGTCCATGAACACGGATACGATGGGTGTCTACGGCAATTATTATTTGAAGCGCGCAATCGTCGCACAATTGGGGCTCGGAGCGAACCTGCCTGAGGACGCGGTCTATCCGCTTAATCTTGGCGATGAAAAAGGCAATCCGCTGACAGGCGCGAACCACTACACGATCCACTTTGACAAGCAGACCCTGCCGCCTGTCAATGCGTTCTGGTCCGTCACTCTTTACGACTCCGAGGGATTTCAAGTCGGCAACGACTTGAACCGTTTTGCCGTGAGCAGTTGGATGCCGTTCCAATACAACCCGGACGGCTCGCTTGATCTCTACTTGCAGAATGCCAACCCAGGAAAGCAACGAGAAGCCAACTGGCTACCCGCACCGACGGGACCGTTCAACCTGACGATGCGCCTTTATGGTCCGAAGGCGGAAGCTCTCACCGGCAAATGGAACCCGCCGCCGGTGACGATCGTTCCCGCACTCCAGCACGTGACGGCGCAGTAA